One Sporosarcina sp. FSL W8-0480 genomic window, CGAACATCGGCTCTGCAGGTGGGCAATGGTTCACACCAATCATTAACCATCCGGAAGTTGCAATTCTGGGAATCGGCCGCATTTCAGAAAAACCGATAGTCAAAAATGGTGAAATAGTTGCTGCACCTATGTTAGCATTATCTTTGGTATTCGATCATCGGGTAATTGATGGTGTAACAGGGCAGCAGGCTCTGAACCATATTAAAAAATTACTCGGCAATCCAGAACTTTTATTAATGGAGGCGTAAACAAATGGTAGTAGGAGACTTTCCAATTGAAGTGGATACACTTGTTGTAGGATCTGGACCCGGAGGATATGTTGCTGCAATCCGCGCAGCTCAGTTAGGACAAAAAGTCACTATCGTTGAGAAGGGTAGTCTTGGCGGAGTATGTCTGAACGTTGGTTGTATTCCTTCGAAAGCCCTGATTTCAGTAGGGCATCGTTTTGCATCTGCAAAAAATTCGGATGACATGGGAATCACAGCTACTGATGTGAAACTTGACTTCTCAAAAGCCCAAGCATTCAAAGACGGCGTCGTCAAAAAATTGACAGGCGGAGTCGAAGGACTTCTAAAAGGAAACAAAGTGGATATCGTCAATGGTGAAGCATACTTCGTCGATGCGAACACTGCAAAAGTAATGGATGAGACATCTTCACAAACGTACAAATTTAAAAACGCAATCATCGCGACAGGTTCTCGTCCGGTGGAAATCCCTACTTTCAAGTTTACAAAGCGTGTCATCAACTCTACTGGCGCACTAAACTTGGAAGAAGTACCAGGTCATTTGGTCGTTATCGGCGGAGGTTATATCGGTACAGAATTAGGCTCGGCTTATGCGAACCTTGGTTCCAAAGTAACGATCATCGAAGGCGCAGATGACATTCTTGCTGGCTTCGAGAAACAAATGACTCAAATCGTTAAAAAAGGTTTGAAGAAAAAAGGTGTAGAAATTGTCGTAAAAGCATCTGCAAAAGGTGTTGAAGAAACTGATACAGGCGTCGTCGTTACGTATGAAGCAAAAGGCGAAGAGCAGAAAGTTGAAGCTGACTATGTTCTCGTTACGGTTGGACGTCGTCCGAACACAGATGAAATCGGTTTGGAAGAATTGGGCGTTAAATTCCTTGAGCGCGGTCTAATCGATGTGGACAAGCAATGCCGTACGAGTATTCCGAACATCTATGCAATCGGCGATATTGTCTCTGGTCCTCAACTTGCACACAAAGCTTCATATGAAGCAAAAGTGGCAGCTGAAGCGATTGCAGGCGAGAAATCCGAAGTCGACTATTTGGCAATTCCAGCTGTTTGCTTCACAGATCCAGAACTTGCAACTGTTGGATTGAATGAACAACAAGCTAAAGATCAAGGCTATGAAGTAGTTGCGGGCAAATTCCCGTTTGCTGCAAATGGCCGTGCACTTGCGCTGAATGCTACTGATGGTTTCGTCAAACTTGTATCACGTAAAGAAGACGGACTTCT contains:
- the lpdA gene encoding dihydrolipoyl dehydrogenase, with amino-acid sequence MVVGDFPIEVDTLVVGSGPGGYVAAIRAAQLGQKVTIVEKGSLGGVCLNVGCIPSKALISVGHRFASAKNSDDMGITATDVKLDFSKAQAFKDGVVKKLTGGVEGLLKGNKVDIVNGEAYFVDANTAKVMDETSSQTYKFKNAIIATGSRPVEIPTFKFTKRVINSTGALNLEEVPGHLVVIGGGYIGTELGSAYANLGSKVTIIEGADDILAGFEKQMTQIVKKGLKKKGVEIVVKASAKGVEETDTGVVVTYEAKGEEQKVEADYVLVTVGRRPNTDEIGLEELGVKFLERGLIDVDKQCRTSIPNIYAIGDIVSGPQLAHKASYEAKVAAEAIAGEKSEVDYLAIPAVCFTDPELATVGLNEQQAKDQGYEVVAGKFPFAANGRALALNATDGFVKLVSRKEDGLLLGAQIVGENASDMIAELGLAIEAGMTLEDIAMTIHAHPTLGEISMEAAEVALGKPIHMITK